CACCACCGCGCTCGCGCCCGACCGCTCGTTGCTGACCATGCTGACCGTCGAGGGCGCCTCCGCCGCGGACACCACCGACCACCTGTTCGGGTTGACCACGGCGGCGTTGCACCGCCTGACATCGCGCTGACCTGCGAGGACGCCTGTCGTTACGGTTCTGGGTCTTCGATCAGCTTGCCGTTCGGTACCGGGTCGGCAACGGTGCGGCGTCGATGCAACGGCCAGGACCGCTGCCCGCTACCCTGCATGCTTGCAGCTCAGCGGAGCACACCATGCCCCCATAGCTCAGCTGGATAGAGCGGAGGACTTCTAATCCTTAGGTCGCAGGTTCGAGTCCTGCTGGGGGCGCAACACCGCAGGTGAGGCGCGAGGGACCGGACCCCGTCAAGATCAACTCTCACCTTACCCCCACCTCTGCGCCCGGCTGCGCCCCCGTCACCCGCGCGCGAGGTCGGCGGGGTGGCCGCTGGGGCACCTGGTGCGGAACATCCCGGCGGTGAGCCGGGTTGCTGGGTGTGGAGGTCCCGGCCGCACTCGCCAGGAGGACGATCATGACTGCTTCCTCGTTCGACCCGCGTGACCTGCTCGCGAAGAGCCGGCTCGGCGTGCTCGCCACGATCAAGTCCGACGGTGTCCCCCAGCTCTCCCCCGTGACGCCGTACTACGACCGGGAGGCCGAGGTCGTGCTCATCTCGACGACCGAGGGACGGGCCAAGACGGCCAACCTGCGGCGGGACCCGCGTGCCGCGCTCGAGGTCACCAGTCCCGACGGCACCGCCTGGGCCACCGCCGAGGGAACGGTGACGCTCACGGGCCCGGGCACCGATCCGCACGGCCCCGAGGTCGAGGCACTGGTGGGCTACTACCGCCGCGCGGCCGGCGAGCACCCGGACTGGGACGAGTACCGGTCGGTGATGGTCTCCGACCGCAGGGTGCTGGTCACCTTGGCGGTCTCCCGGGTCTACGGCGCCAGGATCCGCTGAGCGGCGCAGGATCGCCCGCGGCGGCACGGTTTGCGAGGCCTGACCGGTCCTAGCGCCGGGGCGCGAGGAGGCCCATCCGAGGTACCGCTGCGCGCCCAGCACGACCGGGCCGCGGACCGGTTCGGGGAACTCCAGCAGGACGTGCAGGAACGGCCGCGGCACCTTCTCCTGCCGCGCCAGGTCCCGCCGCCCGAGGAACGCCCCACCCCGCAACATCGGATCCCGCCCGGTCACGACGGAGGTCGGCGCAGGCAGACCGACCCGTGCACAGGCACGGCTGATCTCGGCCTCTTCCCCGTCACGACCGAAGAACCGGTCCAGCACCATCGGCGTCACGCTCGCCCACCGCCGGGACGGGCCGAGCCACCACTCCGGGGCCAACGGGGAGCCGGAGACGCTGCTCCGTCGGAGCCGTAGACGCGCATCGGTCAACCTGAGCTCGAAGCTGTCTGACAGTCCTGCGTCGATCGTCTTGACGAGGTCGTCCCGCCCGCCTGGAACCAGCACGCCGACCCCGAGCACATCACCACTGGCCTCGGCGTGCCCGGCGTCGAGCAACGGGAGGCAGGCGACGTGGAGGTGGTCCTGCCGTCGTGCCCACTGATCTCCGGCGGAATGGGATCGGACACGCGGCTCATGACGGTCTTCCGCAGGCATCCGGCGACCGCTCCGGCCATCTTGCCCCGAACTCGAACGTGCTGTGGGAACGCGTGCGTGAGCATCACGCGGCACCGGTCCGGACGTTCTGGACGCCGGTCGGCGGCGAGGAGAGGATCGGGGCGTGGTGCGTGTGCCGGCGGAACGCACTGCCGTGCTGCATGATCCGAGACTCATGGTCAACCGGCCGGTCACATGGGCGAACACCGCAGAAGTTGGCGATTGCACCATGTCGATCGGACGAGCTGCGCTCGTGTTCCACAGATCAGACGAGCGGTTCCGGTCGCGGTCCACGGGGTTGGAGGAGCCCGAGCCCTCCACGGCCGGTCTCCGGCGCATCCTGCACTGACAAAGCGACCGCGTCAGCGTCACGACGTCATGCGTCCATGAGGTCATGAGACCTCACAGCCGACTGCGCCGAGGCCAGGTTCGGAAACCGGATCGAACGATCTGGCACACCGACACGTCACGCGGGGCGTGGCCGCCAATCCGGAAGAGCTTCATCCGACTCTTCCCGCGGCGTCTGAGGACAGCCTCGGCATCGGCCAAGGCGCAACCTGGGCGGATCTGCGACAACCCCACCTGATCGAGCGATGAAACGCGTGTTCGACGCTGGCAGTGTGGAGGTGTGGACGTGTTGGCGTTGGTGTCGCGGTCGAGTGTGGACGGTGGGTGTGCACAGTCGACGATGGCGGCGTGCTCGGATGCCGAACTGGAGGCGGTGATCCGCGATGCCGAGGCCGTGATGCGCGCTGCGATGGCGTTGCAGGTGCAGGCGATCGCCGAAGCCGAGGACCGTGGTCTCCCGGCCGAGCAGGGAGCCCGCACGACCGAGACGTGGGTGCAGGAGAAGCTGAACATCGCCGGCGGGGAGGCGAAGACCCGGGTCCTGGTGGCGCGGAAGGCGACCGACCACACCACGCTGCACGGCGAGCCGATCCCCGCAGAACTTCCGGCGACCGCCCGGGCGATCAGCACCGGTGCGATCACGGTGGCGCACGCGCGAGTGATCATCGACGGCGTTCGGCGGATGGAGCCGGTCAGCACGCCCGCTGAGCAGCGGCAGGCCGAGGCCGTGCTCGCTGACTGGGCTCGCGGGTTCTCCCCGCACGAGTTGGCGAAGCTGGCGGAGCGGATCCGCTACTGCTTCGACCAGGACGGCGCCTACCGCGACGAGCAGACCCAGCACCGGCTGCGGGAGCTGCACTACGGCACGGCAGCCGACGGCATGACGGTGGTCAACGCCCGTCTCGACCGGGAGACCGGGGCGAAGTTCCGCGCGGCCCTCGAACCCCTCGCCGCACCGCGCCCTGCGGAGGACGGCGAACCCGATCCGCGCACGCCCGGTCAGCGCAACGCCGACGCCCTCGACGCGCTGCTGGACATCGCCCTCGGCTCAGACCGCCTGCCGCGCGCCGGCGGCCAGCGCCCGCACCTCACGGTGACCATCGACTTCGACGACCTCACCCGCGCGCTCCGCACCGAGCAGCCCGGCCTTCCCGGCACCCTGACGGCGAACGGTCAGCCCATCACCGCGGAGAACGTCCGGCGCCTGGCCTGCGACGCCGAAGTCCTGCCGGTCGTCCTCGGCAGCGACAGCCTCCCCCTCGACATCGGCCGCGCACAGCGCACCGCACCGCCGCACCTGCGGGCCGCACTCCTGGCACGGGACGGCACGTGCGCGTTCCCGTCCTGCGACCACCCGCCGGGCACCCCCGACGCCCACCACATCACGAGCTGGATCGACGGCGGCGCCACCGACCTGTCGAACCTCGTCATGCTCTGCGGCCACCACCACAGGGCCGTCCACCACCAGCACTGGCAGATCACCGTCGAAGACGGCCGCCCGATCTTCACCCCACCGCCCACCATCGACCCCACCCGCCGACCGCGCCCCGGAGGCCGCCCCACCAGCACCGACCACACCACCCTCCTCCGCCAGGTCATCCCCCGACCACGCCAACCGGAGGCCACACCCGCCCACACCTGAGCCGCCCCACCCCCGGGACGGCCACCCCCGCACGCCTTGGAACAGGCGCGAGCGGTCCGGCGCGAAGCGGCCCGGGCACGAACCGCTCGCGGGACAAAACAGCAGGTCAACGGCGGCATAGCAGCTGTGTAAGATCGAACCGCGACTCGCGAGCGATCTCCAACCGAGACCGCTCGCGGTGATCTTTGAAACCGCAGCTCAGAAGGCCCGTAATCGCCAAGCAGTGTCACCGGCTCTCGCAGCCGGTCCCCATTGAGGCGGGCAGTCGGTCCACATCCGCTCCTCGCCGAGTGCCTTGTGTCACCGGCTCTCACAGCCGGTCCCCATTGAGGCCCGTAGGCGCGGGCGGCGCCGATACCCCGGTTCTGGTGTCACCGGCTCTTCAGACCGGTCCCCATCGAGGCTGGGACACGAAGTGGCAGATGTAGCCGACGATGGTCAGCGTCACCGGCTCTCGAAGCCGTCCCCCTTGGCGTGCCCTTGCGCTTCTTCGCTCCTCGCAGTCGAGTAGGGCCGTCACCAGCCAAGCTGGGCCGCCCCTGCGCATGCCTCGGCCCGACGCGGCTTTTCCTCCTCCAGGAACGCGCCGGTGCTGCTCTCAGTTCTGACCCCCTCGTGCGCCAACGACAAGGACGGCTGGCGTGTTGCCACACGGCACGTCGACCATCAGTCGACTTCCGCTCGTGCCAGTCAGTTTCAGCGATCGTCGGCGCATCTTGGCAGTTCGTCCCCAGTGGACGTGGCAGATCCAATCCTCGATGTGTTGCACGACCTGCCTCGCTCCCTTGGCGTGTGCCGACACCGCACAGTCGGGAGCGGCTCACGTGGCAACCTCCCGGCCTGTCACGAGAGTTCACGCCCGCAAACCTCAAGAGTCATCACTCGCCACTGTGGCATCAGCGCCCCACGCGACCCGGCCGTAGGAGCGCCGTGGGCCATGCTTGCAGCTGAACCGCTCGCACTCACCGGGCATCACCACCGCCGCGCGAGCTTCGACCGGGTCGACCCATCCGCGCGCCACCTGAACCCGACCTCGTCACGGGGGCCGCACTGATCGAGCACGGCCAAGGCTGGGCATGGCGCCAGAGGGGACAGCGGAGCAGACGTCCCCGTCACGGCCGCCGATCGCGTGCGAGGGTGGTGCAGGAGGCAGTGTCGGTGCCGTCAAGCCGCTCGACCCACTGACGGGACGCCTCCCCGCGGGGAGCCGCTTTCAGGTTCTTACCTCCAGACGCCCGAAGGCCGGTGCGAGCACCCCAACGCGAACCTCCCCAGGCACGGACCGCCCGCACACCAAAACCGCAGGTCACGTCGGCAATCACACGTATGCAAGATCGAACGGCGCTACGTGAGCGATCTCCAGTCGGGACCGCTCGCGATGATCTTTGAAACCCCAGCTCAGGGGCCCAAAAACCCTCAGCCCTGTCACCGGCCTCCACGGCCGGCCCCCATTGAGGCCCGCCCCCGCAGACCAGCAGCGTGTAGTCGTGCAGCCACGGCTGTCACCGGCCTCCACGGCCGGCCCCCCTTCGAGAGCCTGATCGGTTCCGTGCGTGATGCCTTGGGTCGACACCGTTGTGCCGGTTTTTCATGCGGGTTCGAACGCGGAGAACCGGACGAGGGAAGACCGGACCCGCAGGCCCGGTGGACGCATGGTCGTGAGTGCGAGGACCGGTTCCAGCCGGTTCCTGCACTCACGACCGCGAGGTGTGCCGGTGTTGCGTTTCGGGCCGTAGTCTTGTCGCGGTGTGATCGGTGATCAGCGGAGATGGCCGGCAGGGCGAGGTGGGCTGGGCTCGCTCGCCTTGTGTTGAGGGGTTGGAGGCCGCAGGGATGGGCTCGTCGGACTCGCCTTCCGCGGTGACGGGAGTACCGGCCGGGGCGTCGGTGCTGGTCGGGCCGTCCGCAGGTGTCAGGCGCCGGCAGCGGAGGTTGCGGTGAGTCAGCAGCGGATGTTGGACGTGCTCACTGCGGAGTGGGACGAGGTGGCCGAGCGGCTCGACCCGGAGGCGTTCACCCGGTTGGTCTCGCTGGTGGGTGAGTTGCAGGGCAGTGATGCGGACACCGCTGCGTTGGTGACCGAGGACATCGCCGTGCTGCTCGGGGAAGTGCTGCCCGTGGAGCATCCGGTGCGGCGGGCGTTGGCCGAGTCGGAGACGCGGTTCGGGCGGTCGGACGTGGAGTGGGATCGGCTCAGCGGCGGGTTGCGGGACCGGCTGACCGGGTCTGCGCCGCGGCCGGACCTGGAGCGGTTGCGTTCGGTCGACGCGCTCGACGAGCAGCAGGTCGTGGCTGCCGGGCTGGAGCCCGAGGACCCGAGCTTGATCCGGTTGCCCGGCGAAGGCGGTGACCGGTGGCCGGCGTTCCAGTTCGGTGCCGACGGGGCGCCACGCGAGGTCGTGCGAGCCGTCAACCGGCTCCTGCACGCCGGCGAAGACCCGTGGGGCGCGGCGGATTGGTGGCTCGGGCACCACACCTCGCTGGGCGGGGTCCCCGCGCAGCTGCTCGGGCAGGTCGACGACGACGCGCTCATCGACGCGGCGCGTGACGAGTCCGCGGAGGTGTGAGCGTGCCGCAGGCCACTCCACCTCAGCAGTACGCGGCCACGCCGAACCGGTACGTCCTGCCCGCTGACACGGCGTTGTTCCGGCTCCACGAGCGGGCACGGCACGCCGCCGAGTTCAAGCCCGCGCACGTCAGCTTCGGTGCACCGGGTGGGCGGTTCGACGGGACACCGGAGGACCCGTTCCCCACCTACTACGCCGGGTTGCACGTCACCACGGCGCTGGCCGAAGTGCTGTTGCGGAACATCAGCTTCGGCCACGACGGGCAGCGGTTGATCCGCCGGGCGCAGATCGCCGGGCGGCGGTTCAGCGCGGTGCGCACGAAGCGGGAACTCACCCTGGTCAGCTTGCTCACCGGGCCCGACCTCGCTGCGGTGGCGCAGGATTCGTGGCTCGTCGACGCGGAGGGCCGGGACGCCTACCCGCACACGCGGAGCTGGGCGTCGTGGATCCGGTCGCAGGCGGACTGGGCGGACGGGTTGATCTGGCCGTCCAAGCGCGACACCGGGAAACCTGCCGTGGTGCTGTTCGGCGACCGGTGTGCGGACGCGCTGGACGGGGCGGAGCCCGACCTCCACATCGACCTGGACTCGCCGATCGGTGAGGCCTGGTTGGCCACGATGCTCGCGCCCTACCGGGCCGCCGTCGCGCCGAGCCCCAGCTAGCGGAACCTCAGCGCTGGGACCTGGTTCCGCCGTCAGCGCTGGGACCAGGTCCCGCCGTGCTGGAGGTGCAGCCACTCGCGCTCCCACGCACGCATGCTGATCCGCCGGGCCAGCCCCTGGGTGCCCGCGATCAGGCCGAAGCAGGCGAGCTCGGTCACCACGAGGAACAGCAGCGCGGCGAAGACGGCGGACGTGGTGATCGACCCGGCGCTCGCCGGCTGCGGGACGCGGTGGCCCGCTTCGTCGACCCACACCGTCACGGTCTCCCCGGCGCTGGCGTTCGCCGGGACCTGGACCGTCGCGCTGTGCTTCTGCAGCCCGACGCGCCACTCCGCGACCGCGGTGGAGCTGAGCGCGTCGTTGCTGTAGACCTCGGAGACGGGGATGTCCATCTCGGGGCTGGTGGTCAGCACCGCCTCGACGGGGCGAGTGGTCGCGGCCGATTCCGCTGCGCGCTGGGTGAGGCTGGCGTGCAGCGAGGCACCGAACATGCCCGCCACCGGCACCGCCACCATCGCCGCCATCAGCAGCAGGACCGTGATCCCCGCGGCGAGCCGGTCGATCGGCCTGCGCAGCGGGTTCCGGTTGACCCCCAGTGCGTTCACCAACCAAGCTGCGTGCGCCTTCAGCGCCGCGACCATGCCAACCTCCAGACTGCCGGTGCACCGTGCGCCGCGGACCGCCGTCGTGTGGTCGTGCTCCGATGGTTGTGCGCGGCAACCTCCGTGCCGAGTATCCGCCCCACCTGCTTCATTGTTATCACAACGTGACTGTTCATACACCGGGAGTGGAGCAGATCACGTTCTGTGTCGTGCAATGCGGATGTACCGGGCATTTCCGGCGCTCGTGCAGCAGGGCGGGTCCGCGCTCACCGCTCCCGGCTGCCGAACAGGCGCCGGGCGACCCGGCGGGTGCGATCCCGCTTCGGCCCGCGCTGGACGACCTCGCGCAGCCACTCGTGCCACGCCGTGGCGTGCTCCGCGTCGACGCCGCGCAGCAGCCTGCTCACGCGGCGGAAGTCGGGGTGCTCGTGCTTGTGCACCCACGCTTCCAGTTCGCGGTCGAACGCGGCGCGCACCGTGGCCGTGGCGCTGTCCGACCAGGCGCACACGAACGCGAGCACCACCGCGCGGTCCCGCCGGTCCCGGTCGACGTCCTCGTCGTTCCACACCGCGGGCAGTGCGCGGACCAGGGTCTGCGGGAGCTCCTCGCCGCACGCCGCGATCGTCCCCGTCGACTCCTGCGGGTCGGCGTCCAGCAGGGCCGCCACCAGCTTGTCGGCGCGGGCGCCGAGCACCGTGCTGGAGATGTCACCGAGGCTCCCAGCTCCCGCGCCCTTCTTGCGGTGGTTGCTCAGCCAGACGCGCAGCTTGCTGTCGTCCTCCCACAGCGTGCGCAGGTCCTTGCGGTCACCGAGGTGGTGGCTGAGCATCCGCAGCACGTCCAGGTAGCGCCCGTTCACCGTGGACCTGGCCAGCACGCGGAAAGCCCGCTGCGCCAACGCGTCCGACACCGCCGTGGACGGCAGCTCGGCGAGGAAGTCGGACAGCTCCCCCAGCGTGGGCTGGGATGCGCCGAACAGCGCGTCGTAGACGGCTTCCTCCGTCCCGGGACGCTCGGGCGCGCGCAGCAGCGCGCGGAACGCCTCGACGGTCTCCTGCCGCGCCGACCCGCCGGCGGCGACCGCGGCGGACGCGACCGCGGCGTCCAGCGGCTCGAACGGGTCCGACACGGTGGGGGCGAGCAACCGCCACCAGCGGTCCTCGATCGCCTGGCGGACCTCGTCGGCGTCCGGACCCTGGAGGCGCCGCGCCAGCGCGTCGCGCAGCAGGCCGAGGAGCTCCGGGGCGCAGGTCCACCGTTCCGGGTCCACCCCGGCGTCCGGGTGGTGCGACCACCACGCGACGAACCGCTCCGCCGCCTGGCGGAAGCCGTCGAGGCGGGGGTGCACGTCGAAGCGGGCCGCGGTGCGCAGCAACAGGTCCATCCGCTCCGGCAGCACCGCGTCGGCCGCGTTCTCCACCAGTGCCGTGGCCCGCTCCGCCTCAGCGGTCGTCCACGGGCGGGGGGTGAGCGGCGACCGGTCGTCGGCGCGCGTGCCGCGCACGATCTCGCCGATCTCCGCGCGCAGCAACGCGATCCGCACCTGACCGGCGCGCTCCAGCTCGGCCTCGGCGAGCCGGGCCAGCACCGGCACCCCCGGGTCGGCGGCCAGCACCGCCGTCAGCACCGGGTCCAGCACGTCCACTCCGGACACCGCGGGCGGGGCGCACAACCACTCGGCCAGCGCCATCGCCGCGTCGTCCCCGGCCACCGGCTCGCCCAGCGCCACCACCCCGGCGGCGAGCCGGTCCGCCGCGTTCGGACGGTCCGCGCCCCGGCCGGCGGCGAACCGGTGGGACAGCTCGACGGCGTCCACCACGTCGAAGGGGTCGGCGCGGAGGAAGCGCGGGACCCAGTGCTGCGCCGCAGCGCTCGGTTCGCCCTCCCACCGCTCACCGGTGACCAGGTTGAACACCGCGACTCCGCTCTGGTCGACCAGCGACCCCGCCTGGTCCGGGCGCAGCGCCAGCACGTCCGCCCCGGTCGCCTGCGGGTCGGTGGCGAACACCTGGAAACCGACCTCGAGCGCGCTCTCCTGCGGCAGCAGCAGCGTCGCGGCGGCGATCCAGCGCGCCACCGCACCGGGGTCCTCGCTGACGAACACCACGCGCGGCGCACCGCCGTCGATCGCGGAGTGCACGGCGAGCAGCCAGGACTCGCCGTCCCGCTGCCCCAGCACCCACTCCCGCAGCGCCTCCACCCCGAACCCGGTCTCGGGTTCGGCGGGCACCGCGGGGCACTCGCCGCTCGGCGCGGGTCCGGTGACCCACCACGGCGCGTCCCACAGCTGCGCCGGGCGGATCGGCCCGTAGGGCCCGGCATCGGGGGCGACGAGCGCGTGGACGACGTGCTCGCCCTCACCGGTGCCCGCGCTGCGCGCCGTGACGTAGACCCCGTCGTGCGCGTGGACCAGCGACGGGCGCTCGGTGACCGCGCGCCGCACCGCGGTCGTCATCTCCTCGGTGGTGCCGGGGGAAACCGCCCGGAACTCAAGCTCGCCCGGTTGTTGTCCTGGGCCGCGGGCGGTGCAGTACAGCGAGTGGAACTCCCGCGCGCTCATGCTCGGCTCCGTTCGATGACCCTGTGGCTGCGGGAGGGCCGCAGCTCGTCCGCCCCGGTCGGGCGCTCGCGGCCGCGGTCCGGTCCCGCACCGAGCGCGGCCCCCGCGGCGCAGCGGTCGCGCTCGAGGCCCCCGGGCTGCCAGCGCGTCATGTCCTCACCGGCGAGGAACAGCTGGTCCAGCCGGGCCCGGCGGCAGCAGCGGGGACACGCGACCTCAACCATCTCGTCCTACCCCGTGAGCGCTGCCGACCGCAAGATCGACCGTCGCCCACGGCTGCACACTAAGGCACCTCCAGCTGGGAGTTGGGCGGATCGATCAACTCGACACCGGACGTGCTCGCGAAGCAGCGCAGCCAGAACGGCCCGCGCCGCGGCAGGTCCACGGTGACCGCGACGGGGCCGTCGATGCGGTGCACCGCGTGGTGCACGACCTCGCCGTCCCCCGGCTCCCGCGGCATGCGGCGACCGGGCGCGACGACCACCACCAGCTCGCACTCCGGCACCGGGTGGTCACTGTGGAGCAGGATGCGCGCGGTCGCCCCGAACAGCCGGTGCCGCCGCACGACCCGGTAGCCGACCTGGGCCGGTCCTCCGGTGGTCAGCTCGGCAGGGCTGGAGCGGAGCTCGCCGACGACCGCGGTGACCCGCACGTCCACCGCGCCCGGACCGGCGTCCACGCGGCACCCGCCCTCGTCCTCGTACTGCTGCCGCGTCACCCGCCGCCGGCCGCCGACCGCACCGCGGGTCCAGCGCACCTCGGCCTGCTGCACGCCGTCGGGCCACTCCCAGGACAGCAGGAGCTCGCGCCCGGAGCGGCGCCCGTCCAACGAGGTCACGGGCGGTGGGCTCGACGCGGTGTGCCGCACCGTGACGGCGTCCGCGCGGGCCTCGGTGCCGTCCGGGAGCCGGTAGCGCGCCACCAGCAGGTAGTCCGCGCGAGTGTCCACAGTGGTGTCTCGGAACGCGGTGAGACCGTCGGTGGGCACCGGGACCTCGCCGGAGGGGCCCCTCCGCACCACGTCCACCCCGACGGCGTCCGGGTGCACCTCCCACCGGCCTTCGACCGCGCCGTCCCGCACCGCCAACCGCACCTCGTGCACCGGCGGCAGCACCTCGACGGTCGCCCCGGCCGGGCGCGACCACGCCCCGTCGGGTTCCGCGGCGAACACCGCGTAGCCCGCGGTCCGGCCCCCCGGCACCGCGGTGTCCACCGCGGACGTCGCCGTCCCCTCGGCGACCACGTCGCCGTCGCCGGGGTGCTCGGGCGCCCGCCCGGCCCGCCGCACGACCCGGTACCGGGTGCCGGCGTCGTGGTCGGGCCGCGCGCGCCACGACAACCGCACGCCGAGCCCGTCCGACCGGGCCGTCAGGTCCGCCACCGGGCTCACCGGGATGCGCCGGGCCTCGGCCGCGATCGCGCCGTCGTCGGAGGCCAACCGGGCCGCGTCCGCCAGCTGCCGCCGGGCGTCGTCCTCGGCGCCGCGCTCCAGCGCGCGGCGCGCGGCTTCGCGCAGCTCGCGCACCTGCGCCGCGTGCCGGTCGACGGCCGCGGTCGCGGCGGCCGCCTCCTCGGCGTCGGTGATGCCGACCAGGGCCTGCTGGGCGGCCACCAGCCGTCCGTCGGCGAGCAGTGCGGTGACCTTGGCCAGGCCGGTGGCCTCCACCTCCGGCGCGCCCGCTTCGCTGAGCACGCTCACCACGACGTGCCGCGCCTCGCCCTCCTCCAGCCCGGACTGGCGCAGCACGCGCAGCAGCGCGCCGGCGGGCGCCCCGCTCTCGCGGAACCGGCGCACGTCGTCGACCAGGTGGTAGAGCGCCAGGCGGCGGAGGTCGACCGCCGTGCTCACCAGCTCCAGGGCGTCCCGCGCGGCTCCACCGGAGCGCTCCAGCGCCGCGCGCACGGCGTCCGCACCCAGCCCGTCGGGACGTGGTGGGGTGCTGCGGAACCCGGTGACCAGCGCGAAGCCGGTCAGCTCGCCGTGCAGCAACGCGGGGACGCTGGTGACCTCGGCGTCCCGGAGCAGTTCCTTGAGGCGGCGGAAGGACCCGTCCGGCAGTCCGGGGGTCTTCGGCAGGTCCAGCGGCACCACCGTCCGCACCCCGGCCTCCGCCAGTGCCGCGTCCACCTCGCGCGGGGCCAGTGGGCCGACCGCGCGGCGCAGCGCCTCCAGCTGGCCCGGGGTGACCAACCCGAGGTCGCCGAAGTGGGCTCCGAGCACCTGGGCGAGCTCGGCGACCTGGGCGCTGACCGCCGCCGCCCGCTCCTCGTGCCGGGCCCGCCACCAGGACATCCGCGCCAGGGCGTCGCCGTGCTCGCGGCGCAGGTGCCGGTCCTCGCGCAGGAAGGCCCGGTAGACGCTGGTGGTGAAGCCGGCCCAGGCGGCCGAGCGGACCCGGTCGCGCCAGTGCGCGCGGACCTGCGCCAAGCGCTGCGCGAGGTCGGCGTCCGAGAAGTCGAGCGCGAGCGCGTACCGGGTCAGCAGGTCGTCGGGCAGGCGTCCGCCGCGCCCCCGCAACGGTCGCACCACGTCACGCTCGTACGCCTCCGGATCGAAGGGTTCCAACGCTCCGCCCGCCTCGCAGTCACGAGTGACCGGCCTCCGCGGTGACCGGTGGTCACCGGATGATCACCAAGCCTAGCCGCGAGGAGCTCCGCCTCGGGTGGGATCTTCGGCGGGCCGGAGGGCACCGGGGCGTGAGCGGCGCTGGGCCGTTCCAGTGAACGGCTGCGGCGGTCGGGGTGGCCGACCGCCGCAGCCGGTGGCTCACCGCAGGGTGAGCGCCTCGTGGGTGAACAGGCGCGGCTCGACGGCCTTGCCCTCGGCGAAGTTGGCCTCCACCTCGGCGATCTCCGCGGAGTTCGGGACCGCGCTGGTGCACTCCGGGCCGGCGCTGGCGCCCGACATCAGGTCCTCGCACACGCCGGTGCGGTCGTCCGGCAGGCCCAGGATGTGCCCGAGCTCGTGCGCCGCGATGCGGATCTCGTCGTAGCCCTCCTGGACCGCCTGGCGGCCCATCCAGATCTTGCCCTGGCCCAGACCGGTCAGCTGGGTGCGCGGCCAGCCGTCGTCGGCGACCACCACGACGTCGGCGCTGCCGCCCGTGGCCGGCTCGAACTTCACGTTCTGCACGTGCTCGTTCCACACCTGCGCACCGGCGTCGACCGCCTGCTGGAACTCCTCCGACTGGGACGCGTCGTAGGTGATGACGCGCACGTCCTCCGGGGCGGCCGAGCCCGCCACCGGCAGGCCCAGC
This region of Saccharopolyspora hordei genomic DNA includes:
- a CDS encoding GTPase-associated protein 1-related protein; its protein translation is MSAREFHSLYCTARGPGQQPGELEFRAVSPGTTEEMTTAVRRAVTERPSLVHAHDGVYVTARSAGTGEGEHVVHALVAPDAGPYGPIRPAQLWDAPWWVTGPAPSGECPAVPAEPETGFGVEALREWVLGQRDGESWLLAVHSAIDGGAPRVVFVSEDPGAVARWIAAATLLLPQESALEVGFQVFATDPQATGADVLALRPDQAGSLVDQSGVAVFNLVTGERWEGEPSAAAQHWVPRFLRADPFDVVDAVELSHRFAAGRGADRPNAADRLAAGVVALGEPVAGDDAAMALAEWLCAPPAVSGVDVLDPVLTAVLAADPGVPVLARLAEAELERAGQVRIALLRAEIGEIVRGTRADDRSPLTPRPWTTAEAERATALVENAADAVLPERMDLLLRTAARFDVHPRLDGFRQAAERFVAWWSHHPDAGVDPERWTCAPELLGLLRDALARRLQGPDADEVRQAIEDRWWRLLAPTVSDPFEPLDAAVASAAVAAGGSARQETVEAFRALLRAPERPGTEEAVYDALFGASQPTLGELSDFLAELPSTAVSDALAQRAFRVLARSTVNGRYLDVLRMLSHHLGDRKDLRTLWEDDSKLRVWLSNHRKKGAGAGSLGDISSTVLGARADKLVAALLDADPQESTGTIAACGEELPQTLVRALPAVWNDEDVDRDRRDRAVVLAFVCAWSDSATATVRAAFDRELEAWVHKHEHPDFRRVSRLLRGVDAEHATAWHEWLREVVQRGPKRDRTRRVARRLFGSRER
- a CDS encoding PPOX class F420-dependent oxidoreductase; translated protein: MTASSFDPRDLLAKSRLGVLATIKSDGVPQLSPVTPYYDREAEVVLISTTEGRAKTANLRRDPRAALEVTSPDGTAWATAEGTVTLTGPGTDPHGPEVEALVGYYRRAAGEHPDWDEYRSVMVSDRRVLVTLAVSRVYGARIR
- a CDS encoding HNH endonuclease signature motif containing protein — translated: MIRDAEAVMRAAMALQVQAIAEAEDRGLPAEQGARTTETWVQEKLNIAGGEAKTRVLVARKATDHTTLHGEPIPAELPATARAISTGAITVAHARVIIDGVRRMEPVSTPAEQRQAEAVLADWARGFSPHELAKLAERIRYCFDQDGAYRDEQTQHRLRELHYGTAADGMTVVNARLDRETGAKFRAALEPLAAPRPAEDGEPDPRTPGQRNADALDALLDIALGSDRLPRAGGQRPHLTVTIDFDDLTRALRTEQPGLPGTLTANGQPITAENVRRLACDAEVLPVVLGSDSLPLDIGRAQRTAPPHLRAALLARDGTCAFPSCDHPPGTPDAHHITSWIDGGATDLSNLVMLCGHHHRAVHHQHWQITVEDGRPIFTPPPTIDPTRRPRPGGRPTSTDHTTLLRQVIPRPRQPEATPAHT
- a CDS encoding RES domain-containing protein, which codes for MPQATPPQQYAATPNRYVLPADTALFRLHERARHAAEFKPAHVSFGAPGGRFDGTPEDPFPTYYAGLHVTTALAEVLLRNISFGHDGQRLIRRAQIAGRRFSAVRTKRELTLVSLLTGPDLAAVAQDSWLVDAEGRDAYPHTRSWASWIRSQADWADGLIWPSKRDTGKPAVVLFGDRCADALDGAEPDLHIDLDSPIGEAWLATMLAPYRAAVAPSPS
- a CDS encoding Rv1733c family protein; its protein translation is MVAALKAHAAWLVNALGVNRNPLRRPIDRLAAGITVLLLMAAMVAVPVAGMFGASLHASLTQRAAESAATTRPVEAVLTTSPEMDIPVSEVYSNDALSSTAVAEWRVGLQKHSATVQVPANASAGETVTVWVDEAGHRVPQPASAGSITTSAVFAALLFLVVTELACFGLIAGTQGLARRISMRAWEREWLHLQHGGTWSQR
- a CDS encoding snapalysin family zinc-dependent metalloprotease, which encodes MVVPRTLRPVVGLLIAFLVALGLPVAGSAAPEDVRVITYDASQSEEFQQAVDAGAQVWNEHVQNVKFEPATGGSADVVVVADDGWPRTQLTGLGQGKIWMGRQAVQEGYDEIRIAAHELGHILGLPDDRTGVCEDLMSGASAGPECTSAVPNSAEIAEVEANFAEGKAVEPRLFTHEALTLR